The window AATTACTCATAAAAAACGGCGCAGATGTCAACGCTTTGGACTGTTACGGCAATACGGCTTTAATAGTGGCAGCATCTAAGGGCAACACAGAAGCAGCAGAATTACTCATAAAGTACGGTGCTGATATAAACATTAAGGACGATAAAGGCATGACGGCTTTAATGTGGGCTGAGAAATATAAACGCACTGAAGTAGTAGACTTACTGCGTAGTTATGGCGCAAAAGAATAAATTATCACAAAGGGGGAATCTATTTACATGAAAAAATTTTTTCTCGCAATATTAATTTTATTTATCAGTGTATCGAGTTCATTTGCTGAGTCAAGAATCACTCTCGCAGAATTATCCGGAACAGTGGGCGTTCAAATGGAAGAATTCGTGAAAGAAGTAATACACGACGCAAACGAGTCAAATAATGCGTTAATAATCTTTCAGCTTGATACACCGGGCGGGCTTGTTTCAGCAATGAGGGGTATCGTGCAAAGTATTCTATCATCGCGAGTTCCCGTTGCTGTCTGGGTACCTTCAGGGGGGCGGGCTGCGAGTGCCGGAGCATTTATTGTTGAGGCTGCACACATTGCGGCAATGGCACCGGGTACGAACATCGGGGCGGCTCATCCTGTAACAGCTGGTGGCGGAAATATCGAGTCGGGCGACATGGATAAAAAAGTTGTGAATGATCTCAAAGCTCAAATGCGTTCAGTCGTTCAATTAAGGGGGCGCAACGAGTCAATTACAGCGGACATGATAGACGAGAGCATATCACTTACAGCGAACGAGGCATTACGTGAAAGAGTGATAGACATTATAGCTGGTGATGTAAGCTCGTTAATACAAGCTGTATCGGGCCGGCGCATAAAAATGGGACAAAATAATTTTTTGACTCTTGAATTTGACTCAGAAGTTAAAGTTTTACAGGCTAGAATGTCATTCAGTGAACAAATAATTCAGTTCGTATCAAGTCCCGAAATTGCATATTTATTAATTACCGGCGGAATAATGGCTATATTCTTTGAAGTAATCACACCGGGCGGCTTTATGCTGGGAACACTGGGCGGAGTCATGTTTTTACTGGGAGCTATAGGCTTGAAGATGCTGCCGTTTAACTGGGCTGGAGTAGTCTTAATTGCTGCCGGACTCATAATAATGGCTATAGATTTTATTGCCGGCACAATGGGAGTATTAATTTTGCTTGGCCTGCCTATATTTTGTTTAGGGGGAATATTTTTATTTCGAGCACCGGGCGGCGAACTTCTTAGCATTTCTTTGACGGTCATAATGGGAATTGCTATAGCTCTTGCGATATGTTTTGCGCTTGTTGCATTCCTTGTGATTAAGGGCTTCAGACGTAAAATTACAACAGGTTCGCAGGGCATGATCGGGCTTGAAGTAAATATAATCTCTGATATAAGCGAATTTAAATCAGGCCAAGTAATATGTCACGGAGAAATCTGGCAGGCAAGAACAGAATCAGGCGAATTCAAATCCGGCGAGTCTGGAATCGTGAAAAAACTTGACGGAATGACGTTAATAATCGCAGGCAAGTAATAATAAATGAAAAACTCAGTGCCTTTGCGTTGGGCACTGAGCGATAAGGGGGAAGGATACTGGTTTCGATGACGCAAGACCTTACGCGCAAACACGGACTCTTACAAGGAAAGAGTTATAAATTTCTCCCGGCCTGCGCCATTGAATGCAAAATTTAATGTGTCAAAGCACTTTGAGTATTTTATATCAACTTCAGGAAAATACCAAATTTTTTTACGTGATTTTATCAATAAAGCTAGACAATTTTTAAAGATTAATTTATGATTCTCGCAATAAGAAGAAGGGGAGAATTATTCTCGTGAAAAATTTAATATTTGTCCCGTTTGCACATGATAGTTCTATGCAGTCAGGAGTCAATTTCTTCAATAAAAAAATTTCAGACGATAAACGCATGTTAATATACATGAAAAATGTCTGTGTCGCCCTAGTCTCTGCAAAAAAATATAATCCCGAGTCAGACTGCGCACTAGTTACGAACTTAAGCGATGACGAGATTCCCGCAGAATTTCACGAGATTTTTACGCGCGAGAATATAAAAATTTTGCATTACCCTTTTGACGAGTTTAGATTTGATAATAATACACCGTGGGGGCTTGCTTATTATAAATTATGCGCGTTGAGTCATGTTTTGCGCGAGACTGATTACAAAAATTTGCTTTATCTTGATTCTGACGTGTATATACAAGCGAGTCTTAATTCAATTTGGCAGGAATTACAGGAAAATATTTTACTCTATGACATTAATGAGGGCTTGAATACTCCGTCTTACTCGGCCATGCTCGAACAGACAAGAAAATTTTATCAGGACAAAAAATTTATTACTCGTTACGGCGGTGAGTTTTTCGCAGCAAATAAAGAGAACGCAGAAATTTTCATAAATCAGGCAAGCAAGATTTTTGACGAAATAAAACAATCCGGCGAAATAATAACGGGCGGCGACGAAATTATAATAGCAATCACTGCAGACAAGTTAAAAAATTTGATACGTAACGCGGGAGCTTATATATTTAGATTCTGGACTGGGAGCTTTAGACTCGTGTCAAATTGTTATAAGTCAAATCCTGTAGCAGTTCTTCATATGCCGTCGGAGAAAACACGGGGACTCATAAAGATTTACGATAAATATATCAAGGAAAATATTTTGCCCCCTAATAAACGAGTCTGGAAAATCTGCAAACTTTCAGGAAGTATCAAGCTAGTTATATTTTTGCTGCTGTGTAAAATCAGGGATTTAATGCGATAAATTTTTTACTAGACAAGAACGGGAATTTATTTTATTATTTACGCAAAATTCAGTAATATTACTATAGGAGGAATTTATTAATGAGCAGTATAATGCCAGCCAGCCAGCCAGTCGCCATAATTTTTGTCCCATTTGCGCATGATGACTCTATGAAGTCCGGAGTTAATTTCAATCAAAAAATTTCTACAAATGAACGCTTCTTAATGTACATGAAAAATGTATGTGTCGCTCTTGTTTCAGCAAAAAAATATAATCCTGATATAGACTGCGCACTAGTTACGAATCTTGATGATAAAGATATACCCGCCGAATTTCACGAGATTTTTACGCGAGAAAATATAAAAATTTTGCACTACCCATTTGATGAATTCAAATTTGATAATGATACACCGTGGGGGCTTGCGTTTTACAAGTTATGCGCGTTGAGTCATGTTTTGCGCGAGACTGAATATAAAAATTTTTTGTATCTTGACGCGGACGTTTATGTTCAGGGGAGTCTAGATTCAATATGGCAGGAAGTGCAGGAAAATATTTTACTTGGCGACACAAATCAAGGCTTAAATGTTCCTGATTATGTGAGATTTATTACTCAAACGCAAAAATTTTATCCTGAGAAAAAAATTATTACTCGATACGGCGGCGGCTTTGTTGCTGCAAACAGAGAGAATGCAGAAAAATTTATCATAAATGCACGTAAAGTATTCAATAAATCAATATCGGAAAATATAATTATAGAAATGGGCGATGAAGTAATTATAAATATTGCTGCTGATATGATGAAAGAAAGAGTTAGGAATGCCACATCATACACGTTTATATTCTGGACGGGAGATTTTCGGCTCGTGTCAACCTGTTACAGATTTAACGCCGTGAGAGTCCTTCATATGCCAGTAGAGAAAACGCGAGGACTCATAAACCTTTATGACAAATATATCAAAAAGGGGACTCTGCCTTCACATAAACAACTCTGGAAAATTTGCCATTTAAGCGGAGGCAGATATTCAGGCATGAGCTTATTACACAGGATAAAATTATTCGTGAAGGAAATTCTTTTCACTGGCGACTCAATGTTTTACGAGGGCGAACCTAAAAGATACTTCCCATTCTTTAGGATATTCCAGAAAAAAGAAAGCTAAAAACTTTCTGAAATCTTCTTAGCACTGGGAGGACAGCCTTTGACGCAATTTTTTGCACTCGCACAAGATAGGCCGACTCCTAGTGCATTATCAGGAATATTTTTGCCTTCTCCGCGTGAATTCACGTACAAAGCCCGGACTAATGCAGCATAAATGAAAATATAACAAGAGCCAGCAAAAAAATTTATTTCCTGCTGACTCTCTCAATCGGGGCGAGAGGATTCGAACCTCCGACCTCATGGACCCGAACCATGCACGCTAGCCAGACTGCGCTACGCCCCGCGGATCACTAACAAGGGGCATTCTATCACGTGAATTTATTTGCGTCAAATCATAGAGCTTCACAGCCCGGCCCCTCAAGAATACTAACGCCCTCACTTTTTG is drawn from Synergistaceae bacterium and contains these coding sequences:
- a CDS encoding ankyrin repeat domain-containing protein, whose amino-acid sequence is MTTPSKYYNITPLMGITQCDIELTELAELLIKKGADVNAKDNFSYNALMRSTSKNYIKTAELLIKNGADVNALDCYGNTALIVAASKGNTEAAELLIKYGADINIKDDKGMTALMWAEKYKRTEVVDLLRSYGAKE
- a CDS encoding nodulation protein NfeD, whose protein sequence is MKKFFLAILILFISVSSSFAESRITLAELSGTVGVQMEEFVKEVIHDANESNNALIIFQLDTPGGLVSAMRGIVQSILSSRVPVAVWVPSGGRAASAGAFIVEAAHIAAMAPGTNIGAAHPVTAGGGNIESGDMDKKVVNDLKAQMRSVVQLRGRNESITADMIDESISLTANEALRERVIDIIAGDVSSLIQAVSGRRIKMGQNNFLTLEFDSEVKVLQARMSFSEQIIQFVSSPEIAYLLITGGIMAIFFEVITPGGFMLGTLGGVMFLLGAIGLKMLPFNWAGVVLIAAGLIIMAIDFIAGTMGVLILLGLPIFCLGGIFLFRAPGGELLSISLTVIMGIAIALAICFALVAFLVIKGFRRKITTGSQGMIGLEVNIISDISEFKSGQVICHGEIWQARTESGEFKSGESGIVKKLDGMTLIIAGK